In Thermotoga sp., a genomic segment contains:
- a CDS encoding flagellar brake domain-containing protein yields the protein MQYYTELVRAFDVIRPGQSVLVEVSAPEDLEGGYKSSVHDVDFERNLLILSMPSFKGRLVPLPRGTRCTVKIVDSSAIYMFRTTVLESGKDEYGFPITKVLFPNRLRKVQRRRFKRIRMFLEGLYKVSSKDEPPKRFVTKDFSAGGMLIVVNDILTVGQIIYVTVELDKNLKLRDQPAKIVREAGILETGERMYGVEFLNVSPSLERKLVTFVFRKEIEKRNKERGDNE from the coding sequence ATGCAGTATTACACAGAGCTTGTGAGAGCATTCGACGTGATAAGACCTGGTCAGAGTGTCCTTGTGGAAGTTTCTGCTCCAGAAGATCTCGAAGGTGGATACAAGAGTAGCGTCCATGACGTAGATTTCGAAAGGAATCTTTTGATCCTTTCCATGCCGAGTTTCAAAGGGAGGTTGGTTCCTCTTCCACGTGGAACACGTTGTACAGTGAAGATCGTAGACAGCTCGGCAATCTACATGTTCAGAACAACCGTGCTAGAGAGTGGGAAAGATGAGTACGGATTTCCCATCACTAAAGTGTTGTTTCCAAACAGACTGAGAAAAGTACAGAGAAGAAGGTTCAAAAGGATAAGAATGTTCTTAGAGGGACTCTACAAGGTTTCCTCCAAGGACGAACCACCGAAGAGGTTCGTGACGAAAGATTTCAGTGCAGGTGGTATGTTAATAGTAGTGAATGACATCTTGACGGTCGGACAGATCATATATGTCACGGTAGAGTTGGATAAAAACTTGAAGTTGAGGGATCAACCAGCCAAGATCGTAAGGGAAGCTGGTATCCTTGAAACAGGTGAGAGAATGTATGGAGTGGAGTTTCTGAACGTTTCTCCTTCCCTGGAAAGAAAGCTGGTAACCTTCGTCTTCAGAAAGGAAATCGAGAAGAGAAACAAAGAAAGGGGAGATAACGAGTGA
- the cheC gene encoding CheY-P phosphatase CheC: protein MNISERQKDLLKEIGNIGAGNAATAISYMVNKKVEISVPTVEIIPLSDVIFVAEDPEEIVVGVKMPVDGEIEGNILLIMGTQVVKKILEILIGRAPENLLQLDEFSSSTLQEIGNIMCGTYISALADFLGFKIDPLPPQLVVDMISAIFAEVSLEELGESADDQVVFVETSLTVEGEKPLTSYLMLVPKPGYLKKIFERMGVQE from the coding sequence GTGAACATTTCTGAAAGACAAAAAGACCTTCTGAAGGAGATCGGGAACATAGGAGCGGGGAACGCTGCAACAGCGATATCTTACATGGTGAACAAGAAGGTGGAGATTTCTGTGCCGACTGTGGAGATAATTCCCCTCAGCGACGTGATCTTTGTGGCGGAAGATCCTGAAGAGATTGTCGTGGGCGTGAAGATGCCGGTAGACGGCGAGATAGAGGGCAACATCCTCCTCATAATGGGAACCCAGGTGGTGAAAAAGATTCTGGAAATACTCATAGGACGTGCACCTGAAAATTTACTCCAGCTGGACGAATTTTCTTCCTCGACTCTTCAGGAGATAGGAAACATCATGTGTGGCACTTACATTTCTGCTCTTGCAGATTTTCTTGGATTCAAGATAGACCCCCTCCCACCTCAACTTGTGGTGGATATGATCTCTGCGATATTTGCGGAAGTTTCGCTTGAAGAACTGGGTGAAAGTGCCGATGACCAAGTAGTGTTCGTCGAAACGTCACTCACCGTGGAGGGGGAAAAACCGCTGACTTCGTATCTGATGCTGGTACCAAAACCAGGATATTTGAAGAAGATCTTTGAAAGGATGGGTGTTCAGGAATGA
- the cheD gene encoding chemoreceptor glutamine deamidase/glutamate methylesterase CheD, which produces MKKVIGIGEFTVMKNPSVIVTLGLGSCVAVCMRDPTAGVGGMAHVMLPDSGGKTDKPGKYADTAIETLVKELEKLGAKRSRLEAKIAGGASMFESKGMNIGQRNVEAVKKHLKEHGVKLVAEDTGGNRARSVEYNIATGKLLVRKVGGGERLEIKEI; this is translated from the coding sequence ATGAAAAAGGTGATAGGTATCGGAGAATTTACCGTTATGAAGAATCCAAGCGTGATCGTGACGTTGGGGCTAGGATCTTGCGTTGCCGTGTGCATGAGAGATCCCACTGCGGGTGTTGGAGGGATGGCACACGTTATGCTCCCGGACAGCGGAGGGAAGACCGATAAACCTGGAAAGTATGCGGACACGGCGATTGAAACACTGGTGAAAGAACTGGAAAAACTTGGGGCGAAGAGAAGCAGACTGGAGGCGAAGATCGCTGGTGGGGCCAGTATGTTCGAGTCAAAGGGTATGAACATAGGTCAACGAAACGTCGAGGCGGTGAAAAAACACTTGAAAGAACACGGAGTAAAACTGGTGGCAGAGGACACCGGCGGCAACAGAGCGAGGAGTGTCGAATACAACATTGCCACTGGAAAGCTTCTTGTGAGGAAGGTGGGTGGTGGTGAACGATTAGAAATAAAGGAAATCTAG
- a CDS encoding FliA/WhiG family RNA polymerase sigma factor: MWNKERAIKNLLPVIKRIAEDLVHTLPPNVEVEDLIQEGILAALSAFERYDPSRASFTTFVMKRVRGAMYDYLRKIDWMPRNLRKSVKLVEKVIHESEGFPSDEELARRTGLEVREVIRAKNEMMRRQLLMIDAFDEEPTLKVEGPDEKAYREILKEEIKKAIEKLSHKERLALSLRFEKELSLKEIARVLGVSESRVSQIVSLALLKIKKEVMGDDQAG, translated from the coding sequence GTGTGGAACAAAGAAAGAGCGATAAAGAATTTGCTTCCCGTTATAAAACGAATAGCTGAGGATCTGGTCCACACCCTACCACCGAATGTAGAGGTAGAAGATCTTATACAGGAAGGGATTCTCGCAGCACTCTCCGCCTTTGAAAGGTACGACCCATCCAGAGCAAGCTTTACAACATTCGTGATGAAAAGGGTGAGGGGAGCAATGTACGACTATTTGAGGAAAATAGACTGGATGCCAAGGAATCTGAGAAAGAGCGTGAAACTCGTGGAAAAGGTAATACACGAAAGTGAAGGATTCCCTTCGGATGAAGAACTGGCCAGAAGGACGGGCTTGGAGGTAAGAGAAGTCATCCGCGCCAAGAACGAAATGATGAGAAGGCAGCTCTTGATGATAGACGCATTCGATGAAGAACCGACTTTGAAGGTGGAAGGACCAGACGAAAAGGCGTACCGGGAGATTTTGAAAGAAGAAATAAAAAAGGCGATCGAAAAACTGTCTCACAAAGAAAGGCTTGCTCTTTCATTGAGATTCGAGAAGGAACTTTCTTTGAAAGAGATAGCGCGCGTCTTGGGAGTTTCCGAATCCAGGGTTTCTCAGATCGTGAGTCTTGCCCTTCTGAAAATAAAAAAGGAAGTGATGGGAGATGATCAGGCCGGTTGA